Below is a genomic region from Candidatus Obscuribacterales bacterium.
GCATAAGCTAAGCAAGGCAACTTCAACGAATTCCAATATCATTGGGTTAGGACAAAGCAAATGGCGGACATTAAGTACCGGCGGATCCTCCTCAAATTATCTGGGGAAGCCCTTATGGGCTCTCAGACATTCGGTATAGATCCTGTCGTTATTGACCGCATTGCAGAAGAAGTGCGAGCCGTTTACGAGCTTGGCGTACAAATTTCCATGGTTATCGGCGCCGGTAATATCTGGCGCGGTAGCCAGGGAGCAGCCTGGGGCATGGACAAGGCCGCAGCCGATTATGTCGGCATGCTGGCTACAATTATGAACTGCCTGCTGCTTCAGGAAGTATTGAAGAATAAGGGCATCGACACCCGCGTGCAGACGGCAATTGCCATGCCCGCTGTTGCCGAGCCCTTTATTCGCTTACGTGCTATGCGTCATTTGGAAAAAGGTCGTGTAGTAATTTTTGGTGGTGGAACAGGCAACCCGCACGTAACAACCGACACCGCGGCAGCTTTGCGGGCAGCCGAGATAAAAGCCGACGTTATACTCATGGCAAAAAACCGTGTCGATGGCGTCTATGACGATGATCCAAACAAAAATCCCAATGCTAAGAAAATTCAGGACATCAGTTTCGATCAATATATCCGTCAAGGATTGCGCGTCATGGAC
It encodes:
- the pyrH gene encoding UMP kinase, which translates into the protein MADIKYRRILLKLSGEALMGSQTFGIDPVVIDRIAEEVRAVYELGVQISMVIGAGNIWRGSQGAAWGMDKAAADYVGMLATIMNCLLLQEVLKNKGIDTRVQTAIAMPAVAEPFIRLRAMRHLEKGRVVIFGGGTGNPHVTTDTAAALRAAEIKADVILMAKNRVDGVYDDDPNKNPNAKKIQDISFDQYIRQGLRVMDPAAVALCQESNIPFIVFDFAHAGSIKKIVQGEEIGTLVGAHSGGKK